The Cervus elaphus chromosome 12, mCerEla1.1, whole genome shotgun sequence DNA window CCACGAGCAGCCCTGATGGCTGGGCTGAGGCAGTTGCCAAGGTGCCCTGGGGTTTGCTGCCGATCTCCTGCCAGGATCGAATTTACCCTGGTCATGCAAATGAGcatttggctgtgcctggtgtggggaggtgggtgggaccAGGGCCCTGTATGAGGAGAACTCAGAGGCAGCCAGGAGGAAGTTATATAACGAGGATGCTGAGGGGGCCAGGCGGGCCATGTGTTACATAACCAGGAGAACGGCAGGAGGGAAGGCACAATCTAACACCCGGGCGGGGATGGGCAGCTGGTGACCTGCCCGACAAAGAACTAGGGCATCTCGAGGTCAGAGAGTGGGCAGAGGCCCCAAAACGGGAACCAAGGGCCAGCTCATTCATTGATGAGCTGTTCATTCAGTAACTACTTACTGAGTACCCagtatgtgccaggccctggctttgttgttatttagttgctaagtcttgtccatctcttgtgtgactccatggactgtagtgaatcaggctcctctgtacatgggatttcccagtgagttgccatttcctcctccagaggtcctcctgacccagggatcgaacccgtgttacctgcattggcaggtggattctttaccactgagtcaccagggtgtTTAGTTCCCTCAGCATTGCTTTGTAGTAGGCAGTGGCATCCCTTTTTCCAGATACGGAAACTAGGACTGTTTTGTGCAGGAAAGAAATGGTGGCAATTCCTATGACTGAGCACCCTGTCTGTGCCCACTTCCACGTTTAACACTTTGCTACATTATTGATCTTCACAGCTCCCTGAAGTTCAGGGTCAGCCAGCTGTGAGTGCTGGTCTGTCCAGCTCAGGGGCCCTACTGCTGTCTGCCATGGGGGGCAGCTCCTCAGTTTGTGTGGCTTCACTCCTTCCACTATTTCCTGTCTGACCTTGGGGCCTGGCCAGGAGGGGCCTCTCTGAGCTGCCTTCTGATTCTAATGTAGGAGCTTTGAGCTCCTGCCTGAGGTGGGAAGAGACCTGTggcgtggggtggggtgaggggggatGTGAGGTTGAGTCATGGGATTACTTCAGGCCGCCTTGACCAAGTCCCGTCCCTCTGACGAGCCTCATCTACATGATGAGGGGGCTGAAATGGACCCCCTaatgccctttctctctctcagcccATGACTCAAGGCCAGAAAGGAGACCCTGGGACTTTTTCACTTGGCCAGGGCTGGGTGTGGGATCCCTGGGCAGCTGTAGGTGGCCCTTGTTCTAGTAGGCCTTCTCTGATGGCCACCCCTCACGCCTGTCACCTGTGCCGTTGTACCCAGTCTTGCAGATGTAGACTGGGACTATATTCCTACTTCACAGAGAAATCTCAGCGGTCAGGCTGCAGTCTAGGGGAGTCACAGAGGGTGAGACCAGATCTGGGCAAGGCCGATTTGAATCCAGATCCCTGGCAGCTGTATCCATGGAGAGGGCCCCTTCTCTGATGGGTCTGTCTCTCCCCTTGCTCTGGAGCCCCTGTGTGAGACCTGATATGGGGGTCATTTTGATTTGCTTCTGACTAGCTGTGGGAAGGCAGACATTAGGCTGCGGTGGGAAGTTTCCCTAAGACCCCAAGTATGAACTCTTATAAACGTCTGCCATTCATCACACCCATGCCTGTTGCAGGTCAGTGACATCAAGTTCCAGGCACCcagtggggaggagaaggaatCCTGGATCAAAGCCCTCAACGAAGGAATCAACCGAGGCAAGAACAAGGCTTTCGATGAGGTGCGATGCAGTCCTCCGGACTTCTCTGGGTCTCTTTTCCCTCCACGTGTGATCTCAGAGTggaccctgccccctgccccagacAACCCCTTGATTATGTCACTGCTACAAACACTGGGGCACCTGCTGttgttacctcatttaatcctcacaacacacTTCAAAGTAAGTGTCTGTATTCCCAtactacagatgaggaaactgaggtgtaaGGAAATttaagtatgtatttttaaagtaaaacatgGGTAGAATTTAACTGGTTGCAACTGTGCTTCCTTTCCAACCCAGATCCAGCCATAGCAGCATGAGCCCAGGGCTGAGAGGTCTGGGGTGAGCTGAGAGCCTGACAGCTTACTCTTCAGTTGGGCCGTGAAGTCCGATTTTGGCTGGCTATAGGCCAGGCCCTCCTTACCTGTCTGCAGTGGCCATCCAGCCCCCTGTCTGTAATGGTGATGCCAGCAGGGCTGTGATCAGGCTCTGGGCAGGGAGGGTGTCCCACGGGACCAGATCTCCTAGGGAGGGTTTATCTTTGACTAAATTCATAGCTATTTGGGCTAAAATGGACCTGGGGCCACCTAGAGTGACCCTTTGGCAGAAGACTGAGGTTGATGGGGGACGAATTCTCCCAGGCAAGTTCCCTCTTAACACCCAGGTTCCCTTACTGGCAGCCATGGCTCTCAGGTCACGTCTTATGTGACTGTGTCATATTCAGCCCTTCACTAGGTAAAGTGGTACCTTTGGTAAAGTGTCCCCGTTTCATGGGAGAGGATGTTGGAGGCCACAGGAGCATGGCCTGGACCTCGGCGGACAGCCTTGATGGAGCAGGACCAGCTGCTCCACTGCAAAGACCCCCAGGTGGGCCTGAGTCTCACCTCGGGGGAGAAGAGTCTTAGAATACTCCCATCACAGGGACCAGCTGCGCTGGGATTCAGTCTGGATTTCCCACATGACTCTCACTGTGGCTTCCCCGCTACTCCTTGCCCACATTCCTCACCCTCAGAGAGGGTGCCCTCcaggcttcctgacccagggggaGTAGAGTCCCTGGTCTTTCTTGAGCTTTCTTTCAGGATCCTCAGGGGCCCTGGGAGAGTGACTGGGGCCAGGGAAGGCCTTTTCTGGAAGCCAGGTACTAGGGGATCTTGGGCtgactcctccccactccccctagCTAAGCTCGAAAACAGCCACAGGGCTGCTTATATGTTTGCAGTGGACTGAGAGATGAGGGCTGATAGCCTGCGTTTGGGCAggaagactgaggcccagagggcagCTGCAGAAGAGGGAGAGCCTTAGATTGCAGAGAGACGACAAAGGCCATGTAGAGACAGGGTTAGAAAAGCGGAGACCTGGACGCAGGGAGAGGCCTCAAAGAGAGAGACAGCGTGGGGCACTTGACCCTGTCAAGCAAGGAGGAGGTGCAGACCCCACCTCTGAGTCAGATCATCAACTGGGCGTTTCTTCCCCTCCCCAAGGCTGGGTGGGGACTGACATGGTTTCCTCGTTCCCAGGTCAAGGTGGACAAGAGCTGTGTCCTGGAGCATGTGACGCGGGACCGCGTACGCAGGGACCAGAGGCGCCGGCCCCCTACGAGAGTCCACCTGAAGGAGGTCAGGCCTGCCCCCAGCTTGGAAGGGTTGGGGGTCAGTTGAGCCTGGGACTGCAGCTGCTTAGGTGGCAGAGGGCTGGGGGCCAGCTTGTCCCTAAGCACTCTTGGCGTCGGGCTGAGCTGACCCTTGCAGCACACGAAGGGTTTCAGTGGGGAGCCTTGGAGTGAGCGAGGTCCTGGGTGTGGGGAATGGTGTGAGTTGGTGTGAGTTTGAGGCCCCAGCAGGGGAGAAGGTGTGCTCCATCCCTTTGACTGGGAGATGGTATgggagggtggggttgggggaggaaatTGTGGAGGTCTTGAAagcagggtttgggggcaggatgGATGGAAGGGTGCGTTCCAGATGTCAGTTGGAGGCCCTGGTAGTATGGAGTAGGTTGATGTAGAGAAAGGCAGGGGGCCAGGAAATAGAGGCAGAGGTAGGGCCTCCAGGCTCCACAGGGGTGAAAAGGGAGGGATCAGTGGGAGAGACACTGGGCAGCAAGGGCCACCTGGACTTGTGACTGAATTCAGGGctcagggaggcagaggggacaCAGAGGGAGGGTTGTCAGAGCGCCCCCGTGCCTGGAGACCCGGGCGTGGGAGGGGGAAGGATCCAAGGAGGCCCTGGACACAAGGAATTGGGGAGAAGTTATggccaggggagggggaagggaggagtcCTTCCTCAGACCATTGTTACTGATGGGGGTAGATGGTGGGGGGAGAGATCTTGGAGGACAGGAAAGAACCTCCTCAGATGTTACCTTTGAGGAATGAGGGGCACAGGGAGCCGAGGAAGAGGAAGCCTGAGAGGGGTGCATCCAGAGAAGGGCACTGGACTGTGGGTCATCAGCCAGGTTGGCAGCCACAAGTCATGGGGCAGGACTGGGGGAAAGGCAGATGGTGATGATTCCAGCACATTTTCTCAGAGAAGGAGTTGGCTTTGGGCTGTCATGGCATGCAGAGCTGGGGTGCTGGTGCAAAGGAGACCATGGCGGGGAAGGGGGGAGACAGAAGGGGGTCTAGGCCATTGGATGGTTTGCTTTTGAGATGAGACAGCCTGTTCATGTCTGTCAGCTGAGGGAAAATGTCCTGCAGAGGGAGTGACTGAAGCAGCCAGAGAGGAAAGGCACGTCTGAGGGAGGAAGCCTGGGAGCTATGGGGAGGGCCAGCCTTGGAAAGGGGGACCCTCTGAGAAGAATTTAGGGAGGGACTCATGTCTAATGACTGAATACATGTATAGGCCTGGTCACCCTTTGCATGTGAAAGGGAGTGAAGACCTTGAGGGACCTCGGTCAAGGGGCCTCCTGCACAGTCCCACTCCAGGCCCTCTGAGGAGGTGTCCCCATGACCTTGGGGCTGCTGGGTGTCCCTGTGGGCCCCTGGGGCCAGGTGGGGACAGCTGCCTGCTGGGTGCAGCTGTTCTCCTCTGGCGGTCAGCTGTGGTCTCGGGCTGCCCATGTCTGGGGCCATGTGTGATGACATGAGGAGAATGGGCACTGGCTGCTGAGCAGCTGGGCAGGGGAAGGCTGGAGAGTTCTGACCCCGAGGGCTGGCCATGGGGCTGGCCGGCTGGACAGAAGTCTCCGCGGCGAATGAGTGCAgggtgatgcaggagactcgtgTGTGAGGTCTGATCCTGTCGCCTGCTGGGTGGGTGGTTGCAGAGAAGGGACCCTCCCAAGGCCTACAGCCAACTAGGGGGCTGAAATAGGGCTGGAAAGCATGTTCCCTGCCACCCAGGCCAGCACAGTTGCCTTTCAAAAGAGCAGCCTATTATACAGGCTGGAAGAAGCCAGGCTGAGGCCTGAGAGGACTCCTTGGTTCTGGCTTCCTGGCCTGTGAATCCAAAACCAGGAATTTTATGTAAGTGACAGAGATGAGAGGATTCATCAGAGAATCACTTTAGCTCCTAATCAGGTAGCTTTGGAAGCCAGAGCAGAGGGCATGGGTGGTGTGGGAGGCCAGGGGCATGGGAAGCCTGGATGAGAGGACTTGAGTACTCTTATAGGTGGGCACAGCTGACCCAGTGGCCGGTCATCCAAGTTGATGCCATGTCCTGCCCCTGTAGGTAGCCAATGCTGCATCTGATGGGCTTTCGCGTCTGGACCTCGATGTTCCGAACAGCGGGCCACCAGTGTTAGCCCCTAGCAACGATGTCGATGCAGCCCAGCCCCGGGAGACGCCCCGGGAGACACCCCGGCCGCCCATGCCTCCTGCCAAGCCTTCCCCAGCGCCTGAGACCAGCAGTGCTGGTGACAGAATGGAGACTCCTGTGGGGCAGAGCGCCCCTACCCCTGTCCCAGCAAGCACTGAGGCCCACCCTGAAAGCCGAGAAGACTCGGAGACTCCAGTGGTGGAGGACAGTGACTCTGAGCAGCCCCCCAACAGGATGCTGCCTGACAAGCTGAAGGTGAGCTGGGAGAACCCCAGCCCTGAGGAGGCCCCTGATTCTGAGAGTGCAGAACCGCCCCAGGAGTCGGGTGCTGAGACTTCTGAGGCTGGGCCCAGGGAGGGTGGGAAGCCCCCTACCCCCCCGCCCAAGATCTTATCGGAGAAACTGAAAGCGTCCATGAGTGGCGTGGAGGCTTCTGGGCCAGCTCAGAGTCCTGGGGCCTCTGAGGCATCTGCCCCAGGCCCAGCAGAGGTCTCAGTGAATGGTGTGGATGACAGTCCTGAGCCCCTCCAGTCATCCCAGGCTGCAGGCCCCCCAGGAACTCCCCCAAAGGCTGCAACGACATCCACCGCCCTGCCCCCCTGGGACCCGCAACCTCAGTTCCATCCCCGCTGCTCCTCCCTGGGGGACCTGCTGGGGGAAGGCCCCCGACGTCGGCGGCAGCCTCGGGAGCAGCTGCATCAGGCTCAGCTGGAGGTGAAGGTGGCctcagaaaagacagagaaactgtTGAACAAGGTGCTGGGCGGTGAGTCGGCCTCCGTGAATGCTGAGACGTTGCTCAGCCAGGCTGTGGAGCAGCTGAGACAGGCCACCCAGGTCCTGCAGGAGATCAGGGATCTGGAAGAGATGAGCCAGGAAGCACCTGGGCTCcgggagaagaggagggagctGGTGACCCTCTACAGGAGAAGCGCACCCTAGGGCCTGCCGGGCCAGGGACATTCCCTGCTGGCCGGCTTAGTCCCTCAGAGCCCAGCCCTGCCGAGAAATGTGCTTCTTCAGGCTGTAGAAGGGCCATCAGGCATGTCAGGGTTCGGCCAGGACCTGTAGAGACTCCTGGgatccttccctccctgccctggccagAGGTGCCAGGTACCGCCCAGGGCGGCTGTCTGGCTGGGCCTCCAACCCTGGGCTTGGGCTGGGAGCACACACTCGGGACGTCTGTGCTTGTGTGGTTGTTCCAAACAGCCCCAGGGCCTTGGCACAGTGCTCGGGGTTTCCGGGGGCGGCATCATCTCTACTTCCCGCCCTCAATAGTTTACATTCCTGACTTCTGAATAGAGCATAGCTGAGCCCCCCTGCAGCCTCCATGGCCAGATGTTCCCAGGCAAAGCCTCATGGCAGAGGCAGCTTCAAGCCATAACtgaccttccccacccacctcTTCCCAGAAGTGGCTGGGGCCTCGGGTCTAGACCAGAGGTTCGGCCTTCAGTTGAGTGTGACCTGGATCCCAGCCGGGGCCTCTGAAGGCAGGTGGGAGGCATCTGTGTGAGAAAGCCATTAGCTATGTGGCCCCTCCCTGGGCCCGTTTCCTATTCTACAGGCCTTCCCCTCTGGTGAGCCAGGCTTGGTGGACTCCAGGGTGGAGGAGGTACTCGAAGGGTCTCGTAGTCTCTTCCCTGCCCCTGGACCAGCTTGGGTCCAGCCTTGCACATTCCGGTTCAGGTGAACCTGATGTCAGCATCAGAAAATCCTGTATGTAATTCATTATAAATCAACATTCAGGAGTGAAGCTGCCCCAACTTCTGTGCTTCCCAGATGGGATTTATATCTGGGTCTCTGGTTCCTTCTCAGCCCAGACAGGTTCAGTATCCCAGTTATTTCTTCAAATGCTGATGGGAGCTGTTGGGCCTGAAATCACTTCCCTCTCCCCGTTCCCCTCCTCCCGTGGCTCCGGCTCCACATGGACTGCTCCTCCTGAACTTCCCTGTGGAAGGAGCTTTATCTCCTGTCCCTTTCCTGGTCCTTCCCGTCCCTACCCCTTCCCTGCAATATCATCTCTGGCTCCGGAGCACATCCGGTCTCTGTCCTGCTGCAGCGGCTGGACTGAGGGCAGGGTCTGTAAGGTGCGGAGGCTCTGAGGGCCACAGCCACTCCCTGGGGCCTGTGGGAGTAGGAGCAGCTTCCAACAGGCTTGCTCAGGGGTTTCTGCAAGTGCACTTTTGTTTACTGAAAGAGAGGGAGGCTCACAGCTGCATGCTTTGGCCTTCCTGCCCatcgccccacccccagcctctagTCATGCCCACTGAGGCCTGCAGGTGCAGGTCCCTGCCTTCTTTACTCTGCTTCTACTTGGCTCTTGAGGGTAGTGGCAGGTATCAGGAGGGGCACGTGTCTGCTCTGCGGCCTGACTGGTCAGGGGTGTGGGTGAGCAGCAGTGTCATGACTCATGAGCCCCCATTGGCCTCCCTAAACCACAATTCTTGAACAGACTAGGCTCCCAGACCTAGCCTGTGTGAGGTTTCCTCATACATCAAATTAGATCAAGGTCCACCCATCTCTCCATATGTCTCCAATATGAGAGCAAGAATGTCACCAGGGGCCCACCTTCACGTAGCCCCCTGCAGTCTTCTTTGGGGAACAGCCTTCCCTCACCAGCCACCTTGGCTGGGTGAGGCATTCACCAAGTCACATCCTTCCTGGGactagagcctcagtttcctgctcTGATAAGTGACCAGGTTGAGCAAGCAGCATTGGGGTCACCTCAGTGGCTTGATGCCGTTGTTTCCTATGGGATGCCTGTGCCTTGGCAGCCTGGACCCACGGGGGACGCCAGCTTccaggaaaggggaggaggaTCCAGAATATGCAGGGGCTGCCTGACTGGCCTCCCGGAGGAGGATGGCATTCCATGTCTTCTGCTTATGAAGCGCCTTTCTTGAAATTTGGCAATAAATCCCTTTTTATGGAACTTCTCTGCCACAAGCCTGTTTGTTGATGTGGAGACCAGCTCCAGGGCCTCATGGAAGCAGAGGATAGTTGGTGGTTGATGAGGCCATCACCGGTTCTCCAAACTCTTTTCCAGGGCCCCCTTCTGATAGGCCAGGCTGGCGGGGGGGGCTCACCTTCTCACAGTGCTCCATCTTCGCTAAGCTTGATCTGGCCTTGCAGTCTCACCCCTTCTATCCAACATGTTTGTACAGCCTGAGGGCTAAGTACCATAAGGAACAGtacttttcagtttttaaaaagtttatttggaaACAATTTCAAACACAGAGAAACATGGCAAGAGTAAGTACAGTACAAAGAACACCTGTATACTCAGGTTGACCTGTTGGTTTATCTTTTGAGTGCCTTTTTTCTGTTACAGACATACAGTTCTGTTTTGGAGTCTTTGGAGAATTAGTTATCATGGCCCCTTTCCTCTAAATACTTCAGTGTGTATTTCCTAAAAATAACATTATATTATTAATCATAGTACAGTTAGCAACTTCAGGAAATTTAACATGGATAGAATACCATTCATTTTCTGGTTTTATCATTAGACCCATTAATATCCTTTAATCATATGTTGCCTCCAGGGTAGGGTTGAATATTGCATAAATGTCCCTTTAAGTCTTCTTTAATCTGAAATGTTTTCACAGCTTCTGTTTTTCATGATGTGGGTATTTTTGAAGAATACAGTCCTCCCCAGCTTTTTAATAGAACAGTCCTCATTTGGGGTGTGTTGCGGTTTCCTCATACATCAAGTTAGATCAAGGTCATAGAGTCTCAGCTAGAGAACTGCACAGGTGATGTTAGGTCCTTCTCAGGACATCATATCTGGAGACAGTCTCCATCTGCCCTTCACTGATAATGTTAATTTTGATCACCCAACGTGTGATCTACAAATTTTTCTACTGTATAGTTACATATTTTTCTCTTGTAACTAATAAGCAATCTGGGAGACATTTAGAGACCAtgcacaggacttccctggtagtccagtggtaaagactccgtgcttccattGCTGGGGCCACTGGTtcgatcctggtcagggaaataagatcccgcGAGCCGCATAGtatggccttaaaaaaaaaaaaaaaaaaaaggaccattCATAAATGTGTTGTATCGCATCAAAATTTCCCTCTAGATCTAGTCTCCACTGATGATTCTTGCCTGAACAGGTATATCCTATGATGGTTCAAAATTATTCCAGCTGTCATTTTAACTTCAGAGCCTGGTCCTGGTTGGGGTGAGCCTGGGACTCACCTGATGCCTGTGGCATCCCTGACACATCTCAGCAGGACCCAGGGCTTTGCTGAGTGCTCTTTAGAAACCCCTGGGCCAGCATACAGCTCCAAGTCAAGCGACCAAGTCAAGTCAAACTGCTGGCTAGGTGTTGAGTCCCACCAGGGACCTCAGTGAAGCTCAGCCTCtggaggcctcagtttcctcactcaCAAAGGAGATCACAGTGCCACCCGCTCCTGATGTGGGAAAGCACCGCAAGTTGTTCCCCAAAGGCCGGCTCCCTTCCTTATCTGTGAGGGCTGCTGAACAGGCCTGGTGGTCAGCACAACAGGAAGCACCTGACCCGGGACTTACTGACTGTTCTCTGACCTTCGTATTATCCCTCAGGAATTCCCCTGCCACTGGCCTGACGTGTGTCCACCATACCAAGTGGGTGGCCAGCAGAAGCGGGGGGACCCCAGGCGAATCAGTTCACTTCATCTGCGAGGGAGGTGAGGGAGAGAAGTCCCTTTACTGACGGGGATGCGCCCCCATCCTGGCCCAGGAACAAGGTCTCCTCCTGAGGGCCGCCTTGAAGGGAGCGGCTGCCGGGAAGGTGTCAGTGGCCAGCCAGCCGCAAGACTGAGGAAGGATGTGGTGAGAACTTTCTTTCCTCCTGGCCCTGGGGGCAGGAGGCCTGTGCAGAGAAGCGGAGCCTTTTTCTTCTAAATACGAGTCCTGGTATCTCTGGTCTGAAGCCCTGTGGGGTTGTAAACCACAGATGGTTGCCTTCAAGCAGGACTCAGGACAGAGGGGGAGGATCAGGTGGGGAAGGGGACATCCAGAGTGCCCGTGCCTCTGGTCCCACCTGAGCCCGAGCCCTGGAACCTCCCTGTGTCTTTCTGGAGCCACCATATTTTGTGTCCCCCCAATCTTGTGTTCCTGCCTCCCCACCTTCCCGACCCCTCTCTCCTATCCCAGACAGGAGACATGTCAGAGACATGAGGCAGGACTGTCAGAAAAAAAAGACCTCATGAACTCACTCAAGTGGAGGTTTCTGAGACATTACCAGGAGGCTCTGTGGGGGGACATGGAGGGTGGAGAGGTCATGGTAGAATTCTGGCCTGTTGTCATAATTTTATTAAAGGAACAAAGTTCCTGGAGGAAGTAGCAGGGTGTAAGTAGAAAAATATGACTAGATTTGGAGGCAGATACATCTAGATTCAAATTCTAGCCATGAATGAATTTACCTTAGGTAAAGCCATTTACCTTAGGTAAAATGTGCCTGTTTTTCCTGTTTGTCAAATGGGCTAATCTCCCTCTTCACAGGATTATTGTGGAACACGTAGCCCATGGTCTGCCTCACAGAAAATGAGGTTAATAAACTTCAGCAGCCCAGCCTCACAGAGCCC harbors:
- the PLEKHO2 gene encoding pleckstrin homology domain-containing family O member 2, whose protein sequence is MEEEGVKEGGQKPRSGQTADKAGWIKKSSGGFLGLWKDRYLLLCQAQLLVYENEDEQKCVETVELGSYEKCQDLRALLKRKHRFILLRSPGNKVSDIKFQAPSGEEKESWIKALNEGINRGKNKAFDEVKVDKSCVLEHVTRDRVRRDQRRRPPTRVHLKEVANAASDGLSRLDLDVPNSGPPVLAPSNDVDAAQPRETPRETPRPPMPPAKPSPAPETSSAGDRMETPVGQSAPTPVPASTEAHPESREDSETPVVEDSDSEQPPNRMLPDKLKVSWENPSPEEAPDSESAEPPQESGAETSEAGPREGGKPPTPPPKILSEKLKASMSGVEASGPAQSPGASEASAPGPAEVSVNGVDDSPEPLQSSQAAGPPGTPPKAATTSTALPPWDPQPQFHPRCSSLGDLLGEGPRRRRQPREQLHQAQLEVKVASEKTEKLLNKVLGGESASVNAETLLSQAVEQLRQATQVLQEIRDLEEMSQEAPGLREKRRELVTLYRRSAP